The nucleotide sequence CTCGATATCAGAAGGGGCAACCAGCTCCAGTTCATCATCCCGGAAGCGAAGCAGAGCGGATGGTAAACGTTCGGAAGGACTCCATCTCATACTTATATAGTATCAGCTGTTTTCCCGGACCGCAAACGGATACTTACAATTGCCGGATAAAAGAATCCCGGATACCCGACAAACGGAGAAGATCTCCGGTTATCGGGTATCCCAAGGCTCATTCTTCTTCGTCCTGCGCCTCGGCATCTTCTTCTTCAGGAACGAAAAACAGGTCCTTCAGTGTATCTTCATCAGCAATCTGGCCGCCGTCGCTGTCGCCTTCCTGCTTCTTTAGTTTTTTCTCTTCTTTCTTTTTCTTTTTTTCAAGTTCACGTCTGCGCTTTTCATACGAAAAATGATTTCTTCCCACTTGCTCTCCTTAAACAGAAAAGCCAGGCCAATGGGGCCTGGCTCGAGTATTTCAGCTTTTCAACTTTTGTTAGTACTAAAATCTAGTACTGAAATCTGCGTTCCCGGGGTTTCCGGTCGTTGGCTTCGCTGACCCGCAGTTCACGGCCGTCAAGCTGCTGACCGTTCAGCGCGGAGATTGCAGCCTCGGCGGCATCATCCTCTTCCATCTCTATAAAGCCGAAACCTTTGGATCGGTCGGTATAGCGGTCGGTGATGACCTTAGCACTGATAACGTTACCATACTGTGCGAAGGCCTGATTCAGCTGGTCCTCGGTGGTGGAGTAATTAAGATTACCCACATAAATTTTCTTTGCCAATGTTCTGCTCCTCTCATCCGGTATTCCTTACAGCGGATGACTTCAAAAATCTGTAACTTATCGTTCCTTGTGGAAATTAGACCAGTATCGTAAAGGGGGAACGCAATCGAGAGATCGTCAAAGCAAGAACGAAGGCCGAAAAGCAGTCTGAAACCTTTTAGAAAACCAGCACAGTACAAAGAACAACGACCGGTATTGGCTACCAATCGCTTTGGTTACTGCACTATACTAGCAGAGATATGCACTGCAGTCAAGTGCAAAAAAAACACCTCTCCATCTTGGTCACCCGGGGCAGACTCGGTACAATCAACAGGAATCAAAGGAGGAGACAATGGCTTTTTATGATCTTTCCCGGGAAGAACTGCATCATTATATTCCAGAGATTCCCGAGCCTGACGATTTTGACCAGTTCTGGTTCGAAACACTAAAGGAGACCCGTTCATATCCTTTGAATCCCCGTTTTTCTCGGGCTGCTTACCATTTAACCGAGCTTGAAAGTTACGATGTGAGTTTTGCCGGCTCTCAGGGCCAGGAGATCAAGGGATGGCTTCTGCTTCCTGTTAACAAAAAAGATGATCTGGCCTGCGTGGTACAGTTTATAGGATACGGAGGTGGGAGGGGCTTTCCCACCGACTGGCTCGGCTGGGCAGCCGCGGGTTATGCCCTGCTTGTTATGGACACCCGGGGACAGGGATCAAAATGGCGCAAAGGAGACACTCCGGACCTTGAGCTGCAGGGAGGGAATCCCCAATATCCGGGCTTCATGACCCGGGGAATTCTGTCCCGGGAGACCTATTACTACAGGCGCCTTATCACCGACGGGGTACGCGCGATTGAGACCGCCAGGGCCCACGAACGAATTGATAGCGATAAGATCGTAGTCACGGGAATCAGCCAGGGGGGAGGACTTGCCATAGCCGCAGCATCCCTGGATGGCCGGGTTGCCGCTGCTATGCCCGACGTACCCTTCCTCTGCCATTTCCAGCGCGCCGTGACTATTACCGATATGCCCCCCTACAAGGAGATCGCCGAATTTTGTCATACCCACCGGGACAGAGAAGATCAGGTTTTCCAGGTACTGAACTATTTCGACGGGGTCCATTTCGCTAAGCGGGCCTCCGCACCGGCCTTTTTTTCTACCGCTTTAATGGATCAGATATGCCCCCCCTCCACGGTTTTCGCCGCCTACAATGCCTGGAAGGGGAAAAAGCGAATTGAGACCTACACCTTTAACGGGCACGAGGGAGGCGAGAGCTATCAATTTCTGAAGCAGCTGGAATTTTTAGAGGGACTCGGAATATAAGCATTCCGGCACCACCGTGCGTTACACCAGCCGGCAGCGATTTACCAGTTCGCAAAAAGCAGTCCTGACTCGCGGGGGCTTGTCCGCCTCAAGGCGGTCAAGAATATCGTAAAACAGATTCCAGGCCCGCCGTTCACGCTGCCATTGGCGCGCAAGCTCTCCGGCGGGACCCCGCCTTCGCTTCAGAACCTCCGGAAGCCGCCGGGCCGCAAGTTCAAGAACATCCTTCCGAGCCCCGGGACTCCCCCTGGAGGTGTCCACAAGGTGCAGGGCCAGGCGCAGTCCCACGGAGACCGCCGGAGTCGCGCTTATAAAGCAGCCGGTAAAGGGATCGACCAGGGCTTTGGTCCCTTCTTGTCCTCCATTCAGAAAAGAAGCGTAATCGGAGAAAACCAGGGTTCGAACCAGGTCTCCAACGTAGGAACCGGCCTTTCCGGCCTGTACTGCCTGGGAAGCAAAAGCCTCTTTATCGTGCCGCATAATCAGCCCCGGTTGATGCAGATATCCCAGACGCAATGAACCCTCTGCGGTAAACGTGGAAAGAATATACGCCTGGTCCTCCGCGCGGCCGACAAAACTCGGGGTAAAAGGACGATGCCGCCGGAGACTCTCTACAAGGATCCCGTTGGTACCGCCCGTAACGTGAATTCGCTCAAGGGCGGTCTCCATTCCATCGGGCATTCCCTCTGCTCCGTAGCGGGTCATCATCTCTGCCCGGGTCGAAACCGCCATTGGGCGCTGTTTAAAAAAGAACAGATCTTCCCCTGCCGGAATCGACTCCGGCCAGGGAATATCCGGAGTAAAGATCCCCCGCTTGATGTCTCCCTCGTTGACCAGCGCGCCGGCAATCATACCGAGCTCGCACTCTTTCCCCCGGAAATCTCTCCCATAGCCCCCCCACAAGGGAGAAGCCAGAAGCTCAAAAGCGGTTTTTCCGGTCTCAGCCATCAGTTCCTGTTGGGGAAACACCTGATCAAGATCAATTTTGAAGGTCCCGCGAATACTCCGGTCCATTAAAACCGACCAGAGGGCGGACAGTGCTTTTAGAAAACTGTAGTGTCTGCCGTACTCACCGTCGACACCGAAGACTTCATCCAGCAGGACCCGTTCTTCACTTCCGGCAATACAGGTATCAAGGATATCAAGAATCTCCGCCGTATCGTCTTCGGTAAAACCGTAAACCTCAAGACCTTCAAGATTCTTTTTCTCGTCTCCGGAGAGCACGGAACTAAGCCACTCCCCTGCAAGCGGACGCAATCCCTGATGGGTGACGGATATTGAAAGTGCTACTTTCAAATGGTTGGCATCTGTTTCAGGATGCCGCTGTTTCTCTACAGCATAGGCCCGGGCAAGCCCCTTTAACCCGTATAAAACTTCGTTGGATTCCGGTGGCACCCCCAGGGGGACCGGATGGTCGTACCAATAACGCTGAGGACCCTTCGCGGCTTCCAGGACTTTGCCGCGAAGAGAATCGTCTGCTATTGTCATTTCCTCTCCGGGCGGTGGTACTGTAAGAAGTACATTCGAGGTAAACAGGATCTCCTTTCCAGGCTTGGTGAGCGGATTTTCAGCTGTGCGCAGGGTATCAATTCGGCGTCGGTCACGTAGTTTCTCGATCTGTACCTGTGGATCATCGTCCAGATGGAGTGCTTCCGGAAAGAAAACCTTCCACAACAGCTGAGGCTGTTCTTTAAGCGAGCCGCCGGCACCTAAAAATCGGATCAGTATCTCAAGATCCCGGGAAGCGCCCGCCTTTTGTAATCGGGTAAGTTCATCTTCGATACGATCAATAAGAGTCAAGAAAGGTTCGGATAAAGCCTCCCGCTTTGCAAACCCGCCGAGGGCAGCAAAAAAACTTCCCGCCGCGCTTGCTGCTTCGTCATCTCCTGTTTCTACTCCGTCAAGGAGAGCGGGAATAAGAAGGGAAAAAAGTTCTGCAGTTTTTACCATTGATGATCCTTTTGCCGACTGTCCTGAATCCTGCGGATACATTGCCGACGATTTCAGTATACAGGATGAGAATATAAGTATAAGGGGTGATTTCGACTCTTTCAATTAAAGGTGCCATAGACTTAATTGACGACACTAAACCGCACAGCCATGCGCCGGGACGTATAATTTTTCAGTGGGAGAGCTGTTGATCAAACAGGGAATAGCACGTATTATTTATGATAATCATACTAATGGAGGTCTTGATGAAGAAAGTCGGTCTTTTACTTATTACTCTCGTGTTCGCAGTTTCGTGTACAACCGCAAGTTTTCAGGGCATGCAGATGACCCGTGAAACTCCCGCGTTTAACGTGGTTGGTGAATTCGAACAGACATTATCACAGCATGGAATTATCGGCGGATGGTCCGGGGGCAGCCTTGTCAAGCTGTCAGACAACGATGAACGTATCTTTTCCATTATCAGCGACGAGATTCAGAAGAAAGGCGGGGATGCCGCCATCGACGTCACAATCGAATACGGAGCGGGAGTGCTGAATCTTCTGCTGAATGTCATTACATTCAGTATTTACAATCCCGGCACGATCGTCATTAAAGGAACCGTCATCAAATATACGGAATAGACGTCGGTATTCGCGTGCAACATTTAACCGGCAGTGCAAGCTGCCGGTTTTTCTTTATGCCCTCTTTTCCTCACCCACCTGCCGGCCCTGCCTATTGGCAGCCCTTATTTTTTCCTGTACAAAGCGGAGTATGAACACCCTGGATAAACGATATCTCATCTACCCCGCGGCATTCTTGGTAAACGCCGGTATAACCATGCTGAACTTCAGCGTCATCTTCTTTATGCGGCGGACCTACGGCACCTCTCCTGCCCTGATCGGCTGGATGTCCGCCTTCTGGGCCTTTGCCTACCTGACAGGCTGCATCGGCCTGGGAGGAATAAGCAGACGGCTCTCCTACCGCCGCGCCTTGCCCCTGGCTACCTTTGTTATGGGAATCTCCACACTGGCAATCCTTACTATTCCATGGGAACTCTCTGCGCTTTTCTGGTATATGCTCTTTGGCCTGATTACCGCCCTGCACTGGCCGCCCTTAATGGGCTGGCTTTCCGAAGGCCTGGAAGGACGGAATTTGAGCCGCGCCGTGGGAGGATTCAACCTCTCCTGGAGTACCGGTGCAGGGTCAGGACCCTTTATTGCGGGAATGCTTATAGAGCGGAGTTTAACCCTGCCCCTTATCGTGATCGCCCTGCTCTACGGATTTATGGCAGCTCTGTACCTTACTACGTTTACCCTGTCACAGCGCAGAAAAAGCCGGATTGCAGAGGTCCCGGAGCTGGATATTCCAAAAGTCAAGGACCAGAGCTCGCCCCTCCGCTTTGCCGGATGGACAGGGGTAGCGTCCTCCTACACCCTTTTGGGTGCCCTGATGTTTATCTTTCCCATGTACGCTGAAGATGTCCTTGGATACAGCGAAAGCTTTACCGGGCTTCTTCTGTTCCTGCGGGGTGCCGTTACGGTTGCCGGTTTTTACGTAGCGGGAAAGACAATCTTCTGGCACCACAATCCGGTACAGATCGGTATCAGTCAGCTGCTGCTTGCCGCTACCGCTCTTCTGCTGGCCTTTGCCGCTCATCCAGGTACATATCTGATACTTTTTACTCTGTTTGGGCTCATCTTTGCCCTGCAGTATGCCACCAGCATCTTTCACGGAGTCTCCGGTGCCCTGAACCGCGAGCGGCGTATGGCAATTCACGAAGGTTCCCTTACCTTCGGCGTCGTCCTGGGATCTGCCGGCGGCGGGCTTCTGTATCAGCGATTTTCCTTTCAGATTGTTCTGATAATAACCGCCCTGGCAGTAGCGGCGGCCGCGCTTGCTCAGCTTGCGAGTTACCGGACACAATCCGATCACAAAAAAGCCGCTTCCCGGTAATTCTGGAAGCGGCTGATTTTTACTCGTACATAGAGCGGTTTAGTACATATCTCCGCCCATACTGGGTGCAGGTTTGTCCTTCTCCGGCAGGTCGGTAATAATGCACTCGGTAGTCAGCAGCAGAGATGCAATGGAGGCCGCGTTCTGCAGAGCCGAACGGGTAACCTTGGCGGGATCGATAATGCCTGCCTTAACCAGGTCTTCCCATTCCATGGTACTGGCATTGAAGCCCATATTGTCTTTCTGTCCCTTGGCCTTGTCGGCAATAATGGAACCGTCCAGACCGGCGTTCTCCGCAATCTGGCGCAAAGGAGCTTCAAGGGCCCGTTTGACAATTGCAAAGCCGGCTTTCTCGTCATCGCCGAAAGAGGAAACATCCTCTTTTTCCAGGGCCGCAACAGCCTTGATCAGAGCGACACCTCCCCCGACCACAATGCCTTCTTCTACAGCTGCCCGGGTTGCGGAAAGTGCGTCTTCTACCCGGTGTTTCTTTTCTTTCATCTCCACTTCGGTGGCGGCACCAATATTGATTACCGCAACACCGCCGGCAAGTTTCGCCAGACGCTCCTGCAGCTTTTCACGGTCATAGTCGGAGGTGGTCTCCTCAATCTGGGCTTTGATCTGGGCCACCCTGCCTTTTATGTCCTTATCGCTGCCGGCCCCTTCAATAACGGTGGTGTTTTCCTTGTCAACCTTGATGCTCTTGGCGCGTCCCAGCTGCTCGAGGGTGGTACTTTCCAGCTTGTAGCCCATCTCCTCGGAGATAACCGTACCACCGGTCAGAATAGCCAGATCCTCCAGCATCGCTTTGCGGCGATCTCCGAAACCGGGAGCTTTGACCGCACAGGCCTTTAAGGTTCCCCGGATATTATTGACCACGAGGGTCGCAAGGGCTTCGCCTTCAACATCCTCGGAAATAATCAGCAGGGGATGACCGTTCTGGGCCACCTTCTCCAGTATGGGAAGAAGGTCTTTCATGGCGGAGACCTTTTTGTCATGAATCAGAATATAGGGATCTTCCATTTCTACGGTCATGGTTTCCCGGTTGGTAGCGAAATAGGGAGAAAGGTATCCCCGGTCAAACTGCATGCCCTCTACCACTTCAAGGGAGGTATCCATGGATTTGGATTCTTCGACGGTGATAACACCGTCCTTGCCGACCTTATCCATTGCATCAGCAATAAGCTTGCCGATTTCTGCATCATTATTGGCAGAGACGGAAGCTACATGTTCAATGTCGCTTTTGTCCTTGATGGGGGTGGCGATCTTCTTTATGGATGCAATAGATTTTTCCACCGCCATATCAATACCCCGTTTGAGCCCCATGGGATTCATACCTGCGGCTACATTCTTGAGTCCCTCCCGTACAATGGAGTGAGCAAGTACTGTTGCGGTGGTGGTTCCGTCACCGGCCACATCGTTGGTCTTGGTGGCAACCTCTTTGAGGAGTTTGGCCCCCATGTTCTCAAACGCATCCTCAAGCTCAATCTCCTTGGCTACAGTAACACCGTCCTTGGTTACAGTAGGAGCACCATAGCTCTTGTCCAGTACAACATTCCGGCCCTTCGGCCCGAGAGTTACTTTAACGGCATTGGAAAGTTTCTCCACACCCTTCAGGAGTTTCTGTCGAGCTGTCTCGTCAAAAAGAAGCTGTTTTGCTGCCATATTACTACCCTCTACTCCTCAATAATCGCCTGGATATCGTCATTGCGCATGATTACGTGGTCTTCGCCGTCAACCGTGATTTCCGTTCCAGCATACTTGTCGAACAGGATTTTGTCCTTGGGTTTTACCTTGATCGCCTCGTCGTCGCCTACTGCTACAACAAACCCTTGAGTAGTTTTTTCCTGCGCGGTATCCGGAATAAAAATTCCGCTTTTCGTTTTTGTCTCCGATTCGGCCCGCTTAACCAGTACGCGGTCACCTAGTGGTTTGAGCTTCATTGTGTTTCTCCATGTTTGTAAGAAGATTATACCTCTTCACCGAAGAGGGCTCAGATTTTCTATCTGTGATAGAGCAATTTATGTGCCAAGATGGCGATTTCTTTTAATTGCAAGTATAATATACAATTATTCCCTTCGTTTGTCATCTGATTTTAAAGAAAAAACAGAGATCAGGACAATATGACACAGAAGCGAATTTTTAAAGCAAAACATGGGTCATAATTACCCATGGGCTGCCGGAGAAGGAGAACGCCGGCTCCGGCAGCTCTGCGGCTCTAATCTTCCGCGCCCAAGGGGCCGACAAAACTGGTAG is from Marispirochaeta sp. and encodes:
- a CDS encoding RNA-binding protein: MAKKIYVGNLNYSTTEDQLNQAFAQYGNVISAKVITDRYTDRSKGFGFIEMEEDDAAEAAISALNGQQLDGRELRVSEANDRKPRERRFQY
- a CDS encoding acetylxylan esterase, producing MAFYDLSREELHHYIPEIPEPDDFDQFWFETLKETRSYPLNPRFSRAAYHLTELESYDVSFAGSQGQEIKGWLLLPVNKKDDLACVVQFIGYGGGRGFPTDWLGWAAAGYALLVMDTRGQGSKWRKGDTPDLELQGGNPQYPGFMTRGILSRETYYYRRLITDGVRAIETARAHERIDSDKIVVTGISQGGGLAIAAASLDGRVAAAMPDVPFLCHFQRAVTITDMPPYKEIAEFCHTHRDREDQVFQVLNYFDGVHFAKRASAPAFFSTALMDQICPPSTVFAAYNAWKGKKRIETYTFNGHEGGESYQFLKQLEFLEGLGI
- a CDS encoding MFS transporter yields the protein MNTLDKRYLIYPAAFLVNAGITMLNFSVIFFMRRTYGTSPALIGWMSAFWAFAYLTGCIGLGGISRRLSYRRALPLATFVMGISTLAILTIPWELSALFWYMLFGLITALHWPPLMGWLSEGLEGRNLSRAVGGFNLSWSTGAGSGPFIAGMLIERSLTLPLIVIALLYGFMAALYLTTFTLSQRRKSRIAEVPELDIPKVKDQSSPLRFAGWTGVASSYTLLGALMFIFPMYAEDVLGYSESFTGLLLFLRGAVTVAGFYVAGKTIFWHHNPVQIGISQLLLAATALLLAFAAHPGTYLILFTLFGLIFALQYATSIFHGVSGALNRERRMAIHEGSLTFGVVLGSAGGGLLYQRFSFQIVLIITALAVAAAALAQLASYRTQSDHKKAASR
- the groL gene encoding chaperonin GroEL (60 kDa chaperone family; promotes refolding of misfolded polypeptides especially under stressful conditions; forms two stacked rings of heptamers to form a barrel-shaped 14mer; ends can be capped by GroES; misfolded proteins enter the barrel where they are refolded when GroES binds) produces the protein MAAKQLLFDETARQKLLKGVEKLSNAVKVTLGPKGRNVVLDKSYGAPTVTKDGVTVAKEIELEDAFENMGAKLLKEVATKTNDVAGDGTTTATVLAHSIVREGLKNVAAGMNPMGLKRGIDMAVEKSIASIKKIATPIKDKSDIEHVASVSANNDAEIGKLIADAMDKVGKDGVITVEESKSMDTSLEVVEGMQFDRGYLSPYFATNRETMTVEMEDPYILIHDKKVSAMKDLLPILEKVAQNGHPLLIISEDVEGEALATLVVNNIRGTLKACAVKAPGFGDRRKAMLEDLAILTGGTVISEEMGYKLESTTLEQLGRAKSIKVDKENTTVIEGAGSDKDIKGRVAQIKAQIEETTSDYDREKLQERLAKLAGGVAVINIGAATEVEMKEKKHRVEDALSATRAAVEEGIVVGGGVALIKAVAALEKEDVSSFGDDEKAGFAIVKRALEAPLRQIAENAGLDGSIIADKAKGQKDNMGFNASTMEWEDLVKAGIIDPAKVTRSALQNAASIASLLLTTECIITDLPEKDKPAPSMGGDMY
- a CDS encoding co-chaperone GroES, whose protein sequence is MKLKPLGDRVLVKRAESETKTKSGIFIPDTAQEKTTQGFVVAVGDDEAIKVKPKDKILFDKYAGTEITVDGEDHVIMRNDDIQAIIEE